In Bacteroides cellulosilyticus, the genomic stretch TTTGATCTGGCGGAAACCATTCCCGGTCCTTCCACCGGATTTTATTCCGAACTGGCCGCTGCCAATAAAATCGTATTGGTAACCTCCCTGTTTGAGAAACGTGCCCCGGGACTCTATCATAACACCGCCGTTGTTTTTGATCGTGACGGAAGCATTGCCGGAAAATATCGCAAGATGCATATCCCCGACGATCCGGCCTATTATGAAAAGTTCTACTTCACCCCTGGAGATATAGGTTTCGAACCTATCCAAACCTCTCTCGGAAAGCTGGGTGTACTTGTTTGCTGGGATCAGTGGTACCCCGAAGCTGCCCGCCTGATGGCATTGAAAGGTGCCGAATTATTAATCTACCCCACCGCCATCGGTTGGGAAAGCAGTGACGCCGATGATGAAAAGGCACGCCAGCTCAACGCCTGGATTATCTCCCAGCGTGCCCATGCCGTAGCCAACGGACTTCCTGTTATCTCCGTTAACCGTGTCGGTCACGAACCCGATCCGTCCATGCAGACAAATGGCATCCAATTCTGGGGAAATAGTTTTGTAGCAGGTCCGCAAGGAGAATTCCTTGCACAAGCCGGAAACGACCGTCCGGAAAATATAGTAGTGGAAATAGATATGGAACGCTCGGAAAATGTACGCCGTTGGTGGCCTTTCCTGCGCGACCGTCGTATCGATGAATACGGTGGATTGACGAAACGCTTCCTCGATTAAAATGCAATTCAATAAAAGTGCGATAAAGCGCAGCAAAACGCAGTTTGATAAAGTGTTAACGGAATGTGATTCTCCTGTTCATTATAAAATTCACGCCTCCGTAGATAAATAGTCCTAGGAACTGAGCCAGGTATTCATCACAATTCAGTGCTTCGACCAACACTACCAAGAATAGGAATTGCGCCAGATACGCCATTCCGAAAGCGATAGAAAAGAGCAACACCTGCCTCCAGGTGTTGCTCTTCTTTTCTTTATCATCCAAAGGAAATATCCAGTGCTTGCACCAGATAAAATTATGAGTCTGCGCAATGACGTAAGCAGTTATGTTAGAGAGCATATAGTCGATGTCCAGTTCATCCATCATCAGCCAGATGACTGCTGCTATAATCAGGGCATTCAGCGTACCAATTACCGCAAAACGGAAGATGCGTCTCGACTCTCTCACAACAAACTAACCTACTCTTATTCTTTGATATCTACGATCAGATTCAGTTCGTCCAACTGAGACGGGTCAAGTGCTGCGGGAGCATCCAGCATCACGTCGCGTCCACTGTTATTCTTCGGGAATGCGATGCAGTCACGAATACTATCCAATCCAGCAAAGAGAGATACCCAACGATCAAGACCATATGCCAGACCGCCATGAGGAGGTGCACCGTATTTGAATGCATTCATCAGGAAACCAAATTGTTCTTCTGCTTTTTCGGGAGTGAATCCCAGGATTTCGAACATCTTTGCCTGCAACTTCGGATCGTGGATACGGATTGAACCGCCACCAACTTCCACACCATTGATTACCATATCATAAGCATCGGCACGTACTGCTGCCGGATCAGTATCCAGTAAATCAATGTCCTCGTCTTTCGGATGGGTGAACGGATGGTGCATAGCCATCAAGCGGTTTTCTTGCTCGCTCCATTCAAACATCGGGAAGTCTACCACCCACAGGCATGCGAATGTGTTCTTATCACGTAATCCCAGTTGGCTACCCATTTCCAGACGAAGCTCGCAAAGCTGCTTGCGCGTCTTCATGGTGTCGTCGCCGCTCAAAATCAGAATCAAGTCACCCGGTTTGGCGCCGAAAGCTTCTTTCACCTGTTGCAGTACTTCCTGCGTATAAAATTTGTCAACGCTCGATTTTACATTTCCGTCTTCCTCTACACGGGCGTAAACCATACCTTTTGCACCAATCTGCGGTCTCTTCACGAATTCCGTCAGTGCATCCAGTTGTTTGCGGGTGTAGTGTGCGGCACCTTCGGCACAGATACCACCGATGTATTCGGCACTATCAAATACAGAGAAGCCATGACCTTTCAGTATATCCATCAGCTCCACGAATTTCATACCGAAACGCAAGTCGGGTTTGTCGCTACCATAATATTTCATGGCGTCCGCCCATGCCATGCGCTGGAACTGACCTTCCAATTCCACACCGCGGATTTCTTTGAACAGATATTTCGTCATACCTTCAAACAGGTTGATGATGTCGTCCTGTTCCACGAAAGACATTTCACAGTCTATCTGAGTAAATTCCGGCTGACGGTCGGCGCGAAGGTCCTCGTCACGGAAACACTTGGCAATCTGGAAGTAACGGTCGAAACCGGATACCATCAGCAATTGCTTCAAGGTTTGCGGGCTTTGCGGCAAAGCGTAGAACTGTCCAGGATTCATGCGTGAGGGTACCACGAAGTCACGTGCACCTTCCGGAGTAGAGCCTACCAGTACAGGAGTTTCCACTTCGATGAAACCCTGGCTGTCCAGGTAGCGGCGTACCTCAATGGTCATTCTATGGCGGAGTTCCAGATTTCTGCGTACCGACGGACGGCGCAAATCCAGATAACGGTATTTCATGCGGATATCGTCGCCACCATCCGTATTATCTTCGATGGTGAACGGAGGTGTCAGGGCTGCATTCAGCACATTCAGTTCCGATACGATGATTTCAATATCTCCGGTCGGGATATTGGCATTCTTGCTGAAGCGTTCGTTCACCGTTCCTGTAATCTGAATGACGAATTCGCGTCCCAGGCGGTTGGCGTTCTCGCAAAGTGCGGCATCCACCTCTTCGTTGAAAACTAACTGGGTGATACCGTAACGGTCGCGGAGGTCAATGAATGTCATGCCTCCCATTTTGCGGCTGCGCTGCACCCAACCTGCCAGCGTTACTTGCTTATTGACATCGGAGATACGAAGTTCTCCGCAGGTGTGTGATCTAAACATCTTAATTTACGTTTTACGATTTACATTCTACTATACTCGGCTGCATTGCCAGAATGCATGCACGCTATAAATAGCCTGCAAAAATACAGATTTATTTTATAAAAACTCAGATTTTCGTTAACTTCTTAATCTGCTCTTTACTCTTATCCAATATCATCTTATTCTTATGCACAATCTCCTCATTGATCTGCTTCAGACCATTTATATAATCCTGTGCCCGTTGCAATACATTCGAAGAGTCTTTTTCGGCATACCGGGGGATGATTACCTGCAATCCTTCTTTGATTACCTTCACGTCGATGTTTTCCCCCATCATCATCGGATCCCCGTCAAAGTGCACTACCCCCGGTTTGGTACGGTGGATGCGCAGCGTCTGGCAGCGGAAAGTTTTGATGCGGCTATTTTGGTCTATAGTCTTATTAAACAGTTGGAAAGAAAGGGAGGGCACATCCAGCACCGTGAAAGGTTCAAGGATGGTCACGTCCAGTAATCCGTCCGTCAGCATGGCCTGTGGAGCTATGTACGCATTGTTTCCGTATTGCGAAGCGTTGCCGCAGGCTATCAGGAAAGCTTTATACTTTAAGGTACCGTCTTCCGTTTCCAGTTCGTAAGTTTCGGGCTGATACTTCAGGCTCTCCAGCAGAGTCTTCTCTAAATAGGTAAGAGGGCCTCTCCTGCCCGCCTTTGCAAATTTCAGGCTGACAAAAGCATCAAAACCCACACCACAGGTACAGAAGAAAGGCACTTCATTGATTTTTCCGTAATCGATGACGTCTATAATTCCTTCGTTGATGATTTCTATTGCCTTTTTGGGCTCCATTGAAATTTGCAGGTGGCGTGCGAGTCCGTTTCCCGAACCACACGGAATGATGCCCAATGCAGTTTTTGTATGCACCAGCGAACGGGCTATTTCGTTGATCGTACCGTCACCGCCAATAGCTACTACAGCATGCACATTTTCCTTTGCTTTTTGTGCAGCAATTTCAACAGCATGTCCGGCATATTCGGTATAGATTACCTCTTGGGCATACTTTGCCTTATCCAGCTTTTCATCGAGCAAATGGAGGATTTGCTCTTTGCTCTGCGTGCCGGATTTCGGATTTATAATGAATGATATTTTCTTTTTTTCTTCGTCCATGCAAGGGTTGTTTCACTATGCAATTTTATAAATGGCAAAAGTAATACAAATACTTGAATTTTTAACCATAGAGTGGGCTTTAATCCATAGGCAAATATATTTTTTAGTAAAAAAAGAACAGATAAGCACATATTTTGCTATCTTTGCCCCCTGTTTTCA encodes the following:
- a CDS encoding GtrA family protein, which translates into the protein MRESRRIFRFAVIGTLNALIIAAVIWLMMDELDIDYMLSNITAYVIAQTHNFIWCKHWIFPLDDKEKKSNTWRQVLLFSIAFGMAYLAQFLFLVVLVEALNCDEYLAQFLGLFIYGGVNFIMNRRITFR
- the aspS gene encoding aspartate--tRNA ligase, giving the protein MFRSHTCGELRISDVNKQVTLAGWVQRSRKMGGMTFIDLRDRYGITQLVFNEEVDAALCENANRLGREFVIQITGTVNERFSKNANIPTGDIEIIVSELNVLNAALTPPFTIEDNTDGGDDIRMKYRYLDLRRPSVRRNLELRHRMTIEVRRYLDSQGFIEVETPVLVGSTPEGARDFVVPSRMNPGQFYALPQSPQTLKQLLMVSGFDRYFQIAKCFRDEDLRADRQPEFTQIDCEMSFVEQDDIINLFEGMTKYLFKEIRGVELEGQFQRMAWADAMKYYGSDKPDLRFGMKFVELMDILKGHGFSVFDSAEYIGGICAEGAAHYTRKQLDALTEFVKRPQIGAKGMVYARVEEDGNVKSSVDKFYTQEVLQQVKEAFGAKPGDLILILSGDDTMKTRKQLCELRLEMGSQLGLRDKNTFACLWVVDFPMFEWSEQENRLMAMHHPFTHPKDEDIDLLDTDPAAVRADAYDMVINGVEVGGGSIRIHDPKLQAKMFEILGFTPEKAEEQFGFLMNAFKYGAPPHGGLAYGLDRWVSLFAGLDSIRDCIAFPKNNSGRDVMLDAPAALDPSQLDELNLIVDIKE
- a CDS encoding carbon-nitrogen hydrolase, which produces MRKIKVGIIQQANTADLRTNLMNLAKSIEACAAHGAQLVVLQELHNSLYFCQTENTQLFDLAETIPGPSTGFYSELAAANKIVLVTSLFEKRAPGLYHNTAVVFDRDGSIAGKYRKMHIPDDPAYYEKFYFTPGDIGFEPIQTSLGKLGVLVCWDQWYPEAARLMALKGAELLIYPTAIGWESSDADDEKARQLNAWIISQRAHAVANGLPVISVNRVGHEPDPSMQTNGIQFWGNSFVAGPQGEFLAQAGNDRPENIVVEIDMERSENVRRWWPFLRDRRIDEYGGLTKRFLD
- a CDS encoding diacylglycerol/lipid kinase family protein; the protein is MDEEKKKISFIINPKSGTQSKEQILHLLDEKLDKAKYAQEVIYTEYAGHAVEIAAQKAKENVHAVVAIGGDGTINEIARSLVHTKTALGIIPCGSGNGLARHLQISMEPKKAIEIINEGIIDVIDYGKINEVPFFCTCGVGFDAFVSLKFAKAGRRGPLTYLEKTLLESLKYQPETYELETEDGTLKYKAFLIACGNASQYGNNAYIAPQAMLTDGLLDVTILEPFTVLDVPSLSFQLFNKTIDQNSRIKTFRCQTLRIHRTKPGVVHFDGDPMMMGENIDVKVIKEGLQVIIPRYAEKDSSNVLQRAQDYINGLKQINEEIVHKNKMILDKSKEQIKKLTKI